A section of the Metabacillus endolithicus genome encodes:
- a CDS encoding urea amidolyase associated protein UAAP2 yields MAVLNYTESSRKVEEAIYDRVIPAGEGWMHELEPGQVLRIVDLEGNQAADTLFYHAEDPEDHYSAVATMLGQQNIYLSTGTVLRSESNKGLLKIVADTCGRHDTLGGACSAQSNTVRYAHDTLPMHNCRDTFMLQLSMYDEKYTKRDLAPNINFFMNVPVTPDGGLTFADGVSAPGRYVEMQSIVRTVALISNCPQLNNPCNAYNPTPVRVLIWDK; encoded by the coding sequence ATGGCGGTTTTAAATTATACAGAAAGCTCACGAAAAGTAGAAGAAGCAATATATGATAGAGTGATTCCTGCTGGAGAAGGCTGGATGCATGAACTAGAGCCTGGTCAGGTTTTAAGAATAGTAGATTTAGAGGGAAATCAAGCAGCCGATACCCTTTTCTATCATGCTGAAGACCCAGAAGATCATTACAGTGCAGTCGCGACGATGCTAGGTCAACAAAATATTTATCTATCAACAGGAACAGTTTTACGTTCTGAATCAAATAAAGGGCTTCTTAAAATTGTGGCTGATACTTGTGGACGTCATGATACATTGGGCGGAGCTTGTTCAGCACAAAGTAATACAGTGCGATATGCACATGATACATTGCCAATGCATAATTGCCGAGATACGTTTATGCTTCAGCTTTCTATGTATGATGAAAAATATACAAAGCGCGATCTAGCACCCAATATCAATTTCTTTATGAATGTACCAGTAACACCTGATGGCGGCCTTACATTTGCAGACGGAGTATCAGCACCTGGTCGTTATGTAGAGATGCAATCAATTGTAAGGACTGTTGCGTTAATTAGTAATTGTCCTCAACTGAACAATCCATGTAATGCGTATAATCCGACGCCTGTACGTGTGTTAATTTGGGATAAATAA
- the uca gene encoding urea carboxylase — protein sequence MFKKVLIANRGAIAVRIERTLKKLGIKSVAVYTKADQDSLHVDNADEAVLIGEGAAKDSYLNAELILKTAIETGAEAIHPGYGFLSENAEFARACQKKGIAFIGPTPEQMEMFGLKHSAREIAEKAGVPMLSGTDLIDSLDTALNHANKIGYPVILKSTAGGGGIGMRVCDNEDALKAAYDGVRHLAETNFNNAGLFLEKYIEKARHVEVQIFGNRLGEVVTLGERDCSIQRRNQKVIEESPAPKLSEDVRQKMFAAAKSLAEEVGYRSAGTVEFLYDPESCGFYFLEVNTRLQVEHGVTEEVLGVDLVEWMVKEAADKLKNLQTLVSEPKGHSIQARIYAEDCFHDFRPSAGQLDQVILSDLARNETWIRDGITVTSLYDPMLAKIIVHGKDRQEAIGKLIQALSETRMYGITTNLQYLQALLHEEECVAGNVYTRMLNSFEAVENALEVLDGGIQTTIQDWPGRKGHWDVGVPPCGPMDPLSFRMGNKLLGNNDDAPGLEFTLRGGSYQFRNEMWFCLTGADMEAKLEGEKVSLYKPIFAQKGQILSFGEAKVGMRAYMLVAGGFDMPKILGSSSTFTLGNFGGHGGRALRTGDVLSVHNDVIPPATNALPIEYQPTVNNTWTIGVIPGPHCTEEFLQPNYLTQLTETKWEIHFNSSRTGVRLIGPKPLWTREDGGEAGLHPSNIHDNAYAIGTLDLTGDMPILLGPDGPSLGGFVCPVTTASAEFWKIGQLHPGDSVQFKLMTLEEAARLRKLQDGNLHAIGEGNFAQLSEIQFAEPEVEMTSAYPILASEKDREISITIRCSGDENLLVEYGDMELDLQLRFQAHVLMDAIQKSEDFPVLDLTPGIRSLQIHIDASKIAVKEAVEKVLEIDRNLPPLESIQVPSRIVRLPLSWNDPSVKLATERYQQNVRQDAPWCPDNLEFIRRINGLKCIEDVKNVVFDANYLVLGLGDVYLGAPVATPIDPRHRLVTTKYNPARTWTPENAVGIGGAYMCVYGMEGPGGYQFVGRTIQMWNKLRSTKSFEPGKPWLLRFFDQIQFYPVEADELLQLREDVLRGRFEVDITETTFDLGEYLKFQDDIKESTELFKQRQQAAFHAERKRWKEQGIAEHVLEENSMGSIEEDEIPEGSIPVNCSMPGSVWKVLVSPGQQVKKGDVLIIEESMKMEFPQAAPCDGEIAEVYVKPGDSVHAGQLIVSIFEEKKVGVAQ from the coding sequence ATGTTTAAAAAAGTACTCATCGCCAATCGCGGCGCCATTGCAGTAAGAATTGAACGAACATTAAAAAAACTGGGAATTAAATCGGTAGCGGTCTATACGAAAGCTGATCAAGACAGCCTGCATGTAGATAATGCTGATGAAGCAGTTCTCATTGGAGAGGGAGCGGCAAAAGACAGTTATTTAAATGCTGAACTTATTCTTAAAACAGCTATTGAAACAGGAGCAGAAGCGATTCATCCTGGATATGGCTTTTTAAGTGAAAACGCTGAATTTGCTAGAGCGTGTCAGAAAAAGGGGATTGCCTTTATTGGTCCTACCCCAGAGCAAATGGAGATGTTTGGTCTAAAGCACTCGGCACGTGAAATTGCTGAAAAAGCTGGCGTACCAATGTTATCTGGAACGGATTTAATTGACTCTCTTGATACAGCATTAAATCATGCAAATAAAATTGGCTACCCCGTTATTTTAAAAAGTACAGCAGGCGGTGGCGGAATTGGAATGCGTGTTTGTGACAATGAGGATGCGCTCAAAGCAGCCTATGATGGTGTTCGTCATTTAGCGGAAACGAATTTTAACAACGCTGGCTTATTTTTGGAGAAATACATTGAGAAAGCACGACATGTTGAGGTCCAAATTTTTGGTAATCGTCTCGGAGAAGTAGTGACATTAGGGGAGAGAGATTGCTCGATTCAACGTCGGAATCAAAAGGTTATTGAGGAAAGCCCAGCTCCTAAGCTTTCTGAAGATGTTCGCCAAAAGATGTTTGCTGCTGCAAAGAGTTTAGCTGAAGAAGTAGGCTATCGCAGTGCAGGAACAGTTGAATTTTTATATGACCCTGAAAGCTGTGGATTTTACTTCCTAGAGGTAAATACTCGCTTACAGGTCGAGCACGGAGTAACAGAAGAAGTATTAGGTGTAGATTTAGTGGAGTGGATGGTAAAGGAAGCAGCAGATAAGTTGAAGAATTTACAGACCCTTGTTTCTGAACCAAAAGGACATAGTATCCAAGCACGAATTTATGCAGAAGATTGCTTTCATGATTTCCGACCAAGTGCAGGGCAGTTAGATCAAGTGATTTTATCAGATCTTGCTCGGAATGAAACATGGATTCGTGATGGAATAACTGTTACATCTCTTTATGATCCAATGCTTGCAAAAATTATCGTTCACGGTAAAGACAGACAAGAGGCAATAGGCAAATTGATTCAAGCTTTAAGTGAAACCCGAATGTATGGAATTACAACGAATCTACAGTATTTACAAGCATTATTACATGAAGAGGAATGTGTCGCAGGAAATGTGTACACTAGAATGCTAAACAGCTTTGAAGCAGTTGAAAATGCACTTGAAGTACTAGATGGAGGGATACAAACAACAATCCAAGATTGGCCTGGACGAAAAGGTCATTGGGATGTTGGTGTACCACCTTGTGGACCGATGGATCCTTTGTCCTTTCGAATGGGAAATAAGCTTTTAGGAAATAACGACGATGCACCTGGATTGGAATTTACATTACGAGGAGGGTCTTATCAATTCCGAAATGAGATGTGGTTCTGTTTAACCGGTGCTGATATGGAAGCGAAGCTAGAGGGTGAAAAAGTTTCTTTATATAAACCAATTTTTGCCCAAAAAGGTCAGATCTTATCTTTCGGAGAAGCAAAGGTTGGAATGAGAGCTTATATGTTAGTAGCAGGCGGATTCGATATGCCGAAAATATTAGGCAGCTCTTCTACATTTACACTCGGAAACTTTGGTGGACATGGTGGTAGAGCACTTAGAACAGGGGATGTTCTATCTGTTCATAATGATGTTATCCCTCCTGCTACAAATGCACTTCCAATAGAATATCAACCAACAGTTAACAACACATGGACAATTGGTGTTATTCCAGGACCGCATTGCACTGAGGAGTTTTTGCAACCGAATTATTTAACACAACTTACCGAAACAAAATGGGAAATTCATTTTAACAGTTCGCGCACTGGGGTCCGCTTAATTGGTCCAAAACCATTATGGACACGTGAAGACGGTGGAGAAGCAGGTCTGCATCCATCAAACATTCATGACAATGCATACGCAATCGGGACACTTGACTTAACTGGTGATATGCCAATTTTACTTGGTCCGGATGGTCCGAGTCTTGGTGGATTTGTTTGCCCTGTTACTACTGCTTCAGCAGAGTTTTGGAAAATTGGTCAGCTGCATCCTGGTGATTCTGTTCAATTTAAATTAATGACTCTAGAAGAGGCAGCTCGTTTGCGAAAGCTACAGGATGGAAATCTTCATGCAATCGGAGAAGGTAATTTTGCTCAGTTAAGTGAAATTCAGTTTGCTGAGCCTGAAGTTGAGATGACATCTGCTTACCCTATTTTAGCATCCGAAAAGGATAGAGAAATTTCAATTACAATTCGCTGCAGTGGAGATGAAAATCTCCTTGTAGAATACGGAGATATGGAGCTTGATTTACAATTACGATTCCAAGCACATGTCTTAATGGATGCGATTCAGAAGAGCGAGGATTTTCCTGTGTTGGATCTAACACCAGGAATTCGTTCATTACAAATTCATATTGATGCTTCAAAAATAGCGGTGAAAGAAGCTGTTGAAAAAGTATTAGAAATTGATCGTAACTTACCACCACTAGAATCGATTCAGGTACCATCAAGAATTGTCCGACTACCATTATCTTGGAATGATCCATCAGTAAAATTAGCTACAGAACGCTATCAGCAAAATGTTCGACAGGATGCACCTTGGTGTCCGGATAACCTTGAATTCATTCGACGAATAAATGGTTTAAAATGTATTGAAGATGTGAAAAATGTAGTTTTTGATGCTAATTATCTTGTTCTTGGATTAGGAGATGTTTATTTAGGAGCCCCTGTGGCAACGCCGATTGATCCACGACACCGATTAGTTACAACGAAGTACAACCCAGCTAGAACGTGGACACCAGAAAACGCTGTTGGGATTGGCGGAGCATATATGTGCGTATATGGTATGGAAGGACCAGGTGGCTATCAATTTGTTGGTCGTACGATTCAAATGTGGAATAAGCTTCGATCAACAAAGAGCTTTGAACCAGGTAAACCATGGTTATTACGATTTTTTGATCAAATTCAATTTTATCCAGTTGAAGCAGATGAATTGCTACAACTCCGTGAAGATGTACTTCGTGGTCGTTTTGAAGTTGATATTACCGAAACAACATTCGATCTCGGGGAATACTTGAAGTTCCAAGATGACATAAAAGAAAGTACGGAGTTGTTTAAACAACGTCAACAAGCAGCCTTCCATGCAGAACGTAAAAGATGGAAGGAGCAAGGAATTGCAGAGCATGTTTTAGAAGAAAATTCAATGGGTTCAATTGAAGAGGATGAAATTCCAGAAGGCTCAATCCCTGTTAATTGTTCTATGCCAGGGAGTGTATGGAAAGTGCTTGTTTCTCCAGGTCAGCAGGTAAAAAAAGGTGATGTACTTATTATAGAAGAAAGTATGAAAATGGAATTTCCTCAAGCGGCTCCTTGTGATGGAGAAATTGCTGAAGTATATGTAAAACCAGGAGATTCAGTTCATGCAGGTCAATTGATTGTCAGTATCTTTGAAGAAAAAAAGGTAGGTGTTGCTCAATGA
- a CDS encoding PRC-barrel domain-containing protein, producing MKKAKELLHLPIISISEGKQLGIIKDLIIHPDEKSVNYLILGQDDWQGGLNALSYDMVVGVGDSAVMIEQKNSIIGLDDIPFINKMVPLIGSQVITRGGEHSGVISDYYFNEENGHLESLLIHSANNKFFLPIENVLYLGKERVITNESSSEMVPILETEEQFGGKTGNKSNKKDALKGMLNELILNELPKLNKLNNEKDPDSDN from the coding sequence ATGAAAAAGGCTAAAGAGTTATTACATTTACCTATTATTAGTATTTCTGAAGGGAAACAGCTAGGAATAATTAAAGATTTAATTATTCATCCTGATGAAAAATCAGTTAATTATTTAATCTTAGGACAGGATGATTGGCAGGGGGGCCTTAATGCACTATCCTATGACATGGTCGTTGGAGTTGGAGATTCTGCGGTTATGATTGAACAGAAAAATTCTATTATAGGCTTAGATGATATTCCTTTTATAAATAAAATGGTCCCATTGATTGGTTCTCAGGTTATTACAAGAGGCGGGGAACACTCCGGTGTTATTTCAGATTATTATTTTAATGAGGAAAACGGGCATTTGGAAAGTTTACTTATTCATTCAGCTAACAATAAATTTTTCTTACCAATTGAAAATGTACTATACCTTGGCAAAGAGCGAGTAATTACAAATGAATCTTCATCTGAAATGGTGCCCATTTTAGAAACAGAAGAGCAATTCGGAGGAAAGACAGGGAATAAAAGCAATAAAAAAGATGCCTTAAAGGGTATGTTGAATGAATTAATACTGAATGAATTACCAAAATTGAATAAATTAAATAATGAGAAGGATCCTGATTCTGACAATTAA
- a CDS encoding 2-hydroxyacid dehydrogenase produces MKKKVVIYREVPEKVVNTLMKNFEVSYFKNLHTNNYDEFIKELQHADGLLGASMKMDKELLDHAPQLKVISNISVGYDNLDLEELKNRGIIATNTPGVLNDTTADTIFGLLLATARRMTELDHYVKSGNWNGSKNEDLFGVDVHHKKLGIIGMGSIGQAIAKRAHFGFDMEILYYNRSRKKEAEEAFSATYCSLDELLTQSDFVCLMIPHTPETEKMIGERDFQLMKNSAIFINGSRGKNVDERALIKALQQKWILRAGLDVFEHEPVEKDNPLLTMPNVVTLPHIGSATKETREKMAMLAAENLSKALDGETPPNIIR; encoded by the coding sequence GTGAAGAAAAAAGTTGTGATATATAGAGAAGTTCCGGAAAAAGTTGTAAACACTTTAATGAAAAACTTTGAAGTTAGCTATTTCAAAAATTTACATACGAATAATTATGATGAATTTATAAAAGAACTTCAACATGCTGACGGATTGTTAGGAGCCAGCATGAAAATGGATAAAGAACTGTTAGATCATGCGCCACAGCTAAAAGTAATTTCTAATATTTCGGTAGGCTATGATAATCTCGACTTAGAAGAGTTAAAGAACAGGGGAATTATCGCAACTAATACACCCGGGGTTTTAAACGACACAACAGCTGATACAATCTTTGGTTTACTTCTCGCAACCGCTAGAAGAATGACAGAGCTCGATCATTATGTGAAATCAGGTAATTGGAATGGAAGCAAAAATGAAGATTTATTTGGTGTGGATGTTCATCATAAAAAGTTGGGTATTATCGGAATGGGAAGTATCGGACAAGCCATTGCGAAACGAGCTCATTTTGGCTTTGATATGGAAATTCTATATTATAATCGTTCTAGAAAAAAAGAAGCCGAAGAGGCATTTAGTGCTACTTATTGCTCGTTAGATGAGTTGCTTACTCAATCTGACTTTGTTTGTCTTATGATTCCACATACCCCTGAGACAGAAAAGATGATCGGTGAACGAGATTTTCAATTAATGAAGAATTCAGCGATTTTCATTAATGGATCAAGAGGGAAAAATGTTGACGAGCGAGCGTTAATTAAAGCTTTACAACAAAAGTGGATATTACGTGCTGGTTTAGACGTATTTGAACACGAACCAGTAGAAAAGGATAACCCGCTATTAACTATGCCTAATGTTGTGACATTGCCGCATATCGGCTCTGCTACAAAAGAAACAAGAGAAAAAATGGCGATGTTAGCAGCAGAAAATCTTTCAAAAGCACTAGATGGAGAAACGCCTCCAAACATAATAAGATAG
- a CDS encoding M50 family metallopeptidase, with protein sequence MGLLQTNHIFLYIILALIVSNLPVIGRYVSMVNTMIHENGHALAALLLNGKVYSIKLFHNTSGEAVTGQRGWFSSVVIAYAGYTFSSIAVYACFLLISKGRVILVLYGFVVIAVLNLLLWIRNVYGALWLFTFIMMCGWIIYSDHTEVQTFLAYFLSSILLTQSVSSALHIFMISLIRRKAAGDATSLASYTKIPAVLWGFLFFLQAIYVAILSIKDHFYS encoded by the coding sequence ATGGGACTATTGCAAACAAATCATATTTTCCTTTATATAATCTTGGCGTTAATTGTTTCGAACTTACCCGTTATAGGCCGTTATGTTTCCATGGTGAACACAATGATACATGAAAATGGTCATGCACTTGCGGCGTTACTTCTTAATGGAAAGGTGTATTCAATAAAGTTATTTCACAATACTTCTGGTGAAGCAGTTACTGGACAAAGAGGATGGTTTTCAAGTGTTGTGATTGCCTATGCAGGCTACACGTTTTCATCTATTGCTGTATATGCTTGCTTTTTGCTGATTTCGAAAGGGCGGGTTATTCTCGTTTTATATGGATTTGTTGTTATTGCTGTTTTAAATTTATTGTTATGGATTCGAAACGTTTATGGGGCTTTATGGCTTTTTACGTTTATCATGATGTGTGGATGGATTATTTATAGTGATCATACTGAGGTGCAAACCTTCTTAGCCTATTTTTTGTCTTCAATTTTATTAACACAGTCCGTTTCCTCTGCTTTGCACATATTTATGATTAGTCTTATTCGGAGAAAGGCTGCTGGAGATGCAACAAGTTTAGCAAGCTATACTAAAATTCCTGCTGTATTATGGGGCTTTCTGTTCTTTTTACAGGCGATTTATGTTGCAATACTTTCAATTAAAGATCATTTTTATTCGTAA
- a CDS encoding glycosyltransferase, producing the protein MKVSIITCTIRDQFMENVFMNYEQQQWDEKELIIILNKDELNLSMWQKEAEKYQNVRVFQLHEGATLGDCLNFGILKANYDYIAKFDDDDCYGPNYLSNSMKVFKNDGVSIVGKSSYYVYFTNKKALMLIQNKENTYDETVSGATLIFRKEVYNNVQFQKRTRAEDYFFIEDCKKNGYKIFTTTKDDFVVIRHDSGNHTWKIEDDDFLTWGETIAYTDDFKSVLPGFKRPPIKKEKPSSQNSKLVSENNSKEKALALREVYKTMLNHTLQQHQNQDYTEYIRSKYFNKTRSL; encoded by the coding sequence ATGAAAGTATCCATTATCACATGTACGATAAGAGATCAATTTATGGAAAATGTTTTTATGAATTACGAACAACAGCAATGGGATGAAAAAGAGCTTATTATCATCTTAAATAAAGATGAATTAAATCTTAGTATGTGGCAGAAAGAAGCTGAGAAATATCAAAATGTTCGGGTGTTTCAATTACATGAAGGAGCTACATTAGGAGATTGTCTTAATTTTGGGATCTTAAAAGCAAACTATGACTACATTGCTAAATTTGATGACGATGACTGTTATGGACCAAACTATCTTTCTAATTCTATGAAAGTATTTAAAAATGATGGTGTATCCATTGTTGGTAAAAGTTCATACTACGTTTATTTTACAAATAAAAAAGCTCTAATGCTTATTCAAAACAAAGAGAACACTTATGATGAAACTGTTTCAGGAGCTACTCTAATTTTTAGAAAAGAAGTTTACAACAACGTACAATTTCAAAAAAGAACAAGAGCTGAGGACTACTTTTTTATTGAAGATTGCAAAAAGAACGGCTATAAAATATTTACAACAACTAAAGATGATTTTGTCGTCATTAGACACGATTCAGGAAATCACACGTGGAAAATAGAGGACGATGATTTCCTCACATGGGGAGAGACGATTGCCTATACTGATGATTTCAAGTCTGTTCTACCAGGATTCAAAAGGCCGCCAATAAAAAAAGAAAAACCAAGCAGTCAAAACAGTAAGTTAGTTAGTGAAAATAATTCTAAAGAAAAAGCTCTGGCCCTAAGAGAAGTTTATAAGACTATGTTGAATCACACTCTTCAACAACACCAAAACCAGGATTATACGGAATATATTCGTTCTAAATATTTTAATAAAACGAGATCTTTGTAG
- a CDS encoding glycosyltransferase family 2 protein, which translates to MLNYTTNDYFLRRNTQASEEVEISIIIPSYNKYPLNLYTLYSLEKQHYDLSKVEVFLIDDASTDQTPERIETYNPPYHFYYFRCKKNIGRAKVRNLGIQHAQGKVIIFLDAEMFVEPSFLQNHYQYHQQKENLIVTGAMSYKGLYSCVFPDFQPKQMQEITKLIKDNSKLSSRFSTYKSSSQTAFPLLKNKDFDRGRYKTLCFEKSSWFSFILEQYGPNLDGFSFPWMAFLTGNVSLRKSMLDKVGGFDEEFVGYGYEDWELGYRLYNAGAEYIASDQVISYHQEHPISSDKWQEAIGNYYLFLTKHPDIDVLFLGIEISQIASLDDMNELLNEYKVFLEHDLYEFTLFNRMFIKILVTITLLLKIDIRHKNILGAAGFSENQRNELFDEVMRLKKLNRYNKITKFIERIISS; encoded by the coding sequence ATGCTCAATTACACGACGAATGATTACTTTCTAAGAAGAAACACCCAAGCTTCCGAAGAAGTGGAAATAAGTATCATTATCCCTTCTTACAACAAGTATCCTTTAAATCTATATACTCTTTATTCTCTGGAAAAACAACACTATGATCTTTCCAAAGTAGAGGTTTTCTTAATAGATGATGCTTCTACAGATCAAACACCTGAGCGAATAGAGACCTACAACCCTCCTTATCATTTTTACTATTTTCGCTGTAAAAAAAATATCGGCAGGGCAAAGGTGAGAAATTTAGGTATTCAGCATGCTCAAGGAAAAGTTATTATTTTTTTGGATGCTGAAATGTTTGTAGAACCAAGCTTCCTTCAAAATCACTATCAATATCACCAGCAAAAAGAAAACTTAATTGTAACGGGAGCTATGTCTTATAAAGGCTTATACTCTTGTGTATTTCCGGATTTCCAACCCAAACAAATGCAAGAAATAACAAAGTTAATTAAGGATAACTCTAAACTTTCTTCTCGCTTTTCGACCTATAAAAGCTCATCGCAAACAGCTTTTCCTTTACTTAAAAATAAAGACTTCGACCGGGGACGGTATAAAACATTATGCTTCGAGAAGTCTTCCTGGTTTAGCTTCATCCTGGAGCAGTATGGTCCTAATTTAGATGGTTTTTCATTTCCTTGGATGGCTTTTTTAACGGGAAATGTTTCTTTAAGAAAATCTATGCTAGATAAGGTCGGTGGATTTGATGAGGAGTTTGTGGGATATGGCTATGAAGATTGGGAGCTTGGATATCGATTATATAATGCAGGTGCAGAATATATAGCAAGTGATCAAGTCATTAGCTATCATCAAGAACATCCAATTAGCTCGGATAAATGGCAAGAGGCGATAGGGAATTATTATCTTTTTCTAACAAAACATCCTGATATTGACGTTCTATTTTTAGGAATTGAGATAAGTCAGATCGCAAGTTTAGATGATATGAACGAATTGCTCAATGAGTACAAAGTTTTTCTAGAACATGATCTTTATGAATTTACATTGTTTAACAGGATGTTTATTAAAATCCTTGTAACAATCACTTTACTTTTAAAAATAGATATTAGACATAAAAACATTTTAGGAGCAGCAGGGTTCTCAGAAAACCAGAGAAATGAGTTGTTCGACGAAGTAATGAGACTGAAAAAATTAAATCGTTACAACAAAATAACAAAATTTATTGAAAGAATCATCTCCTCTTAA
- a CDS encoding FixH family protein, which produces MRRYLFIISTVLFIFSGCEQSTSHQQHGLHEEQDGMIDVSVEFPEEIKAEYPFTVKLLLTQEGNFIDKVDDVRVDVWQDSDEAKKTTYEASFDKDGIFLAELKIDQSGAYKLMYHVTAKGQHVMSEVSFVVKERAE; this is translated from the coding sequence ATGAGAAGGTATTTGTTCATTATTTCAACTGTACTTTTCATTTTTAGTGGATGTGAACAATCAACAAGTCATCAACAGCATGGTTTACATGAGGAACAGGATGGAATGATTGATGTGTCTGTGGAGTTTCCAGAAGAGATAAAAGCAGAATATCCCTTTACCGTTAAACTTCTACTAACTCAAGAAGGGAATTTTATAGATAAAGTGGATGATGTACGAGTAGATGTATGGCAGGATAGCGATGAAGCGAAAAAAACAACGTATGAAGCAAGCTTTGATAAAGATGGAATATTTCTTGCTGAGTTAAAGATCGATCAGTCAGGAGCTTATAAATTAATGTACCATGTTACAGCAAAAGGTCAGCATGTAATGAGTGAAGTTTCGTTTGTGGTAAAGGAGAGAGCAGAATGA
- a CDS encoding SCO family protein: protein MKRKWVVNSIATIFLLGGFFLIYFVWPKEEKLPVLDKVEPFSLQSIDGQEYHSDNDKVKLLTFFYTKCPDICPLTMVDFQKLQAELQNKDLFGKHVELVAITLDPENDTPEIMKSYSQSFQADYDGWKFLRGSEDKTQAIADLYHMKYKKLEGDFIAHNTTMFLIDQDQQIRGLFDMANQNEAVNVEEIVATMEVLVEDE from the coding sequence ATGAAACGAAAATGGGTCGTAAATAGCATTGCGACAATTTTTCTATTGGGCGGTTTTTTTCTTATCTATTTCGTTTGGCCGAAAGAAGAAAAATTGCCCGTTTTAGATAAAGTAGAACCCTTTTCACTTCAATCAATAGATGGTCAAGAATATCATTCAGATAATGATAAAGTAAAATTATTAACTTTTTTTTATACAAAATGTCCCGATATCTGTCCACTAACAATGGTTGATTTTCAAAAGTTGCAAGCAGAACTTCAAAACAAAGATCTGTTCGGAAAACATGTAGAGCTTGTAGCGATAACCCTTGACCCTGAGAATGATACACCTGAAATTATGAAAAGCTATTCACAATCGTTCCAAGCCGACTATGATGGTTGGAAATTCCTGAGGGGATCTGAAGACAAGACACAAGCTATTGCAGATCTTTATCATATGAAATACAAGAAGCTTGAAGGAGACTTTATTGCTCATAACACCACGATGTTTTTAATTGATCAGGATCAGCAAATTCGCGGTTTGTTTGATATGGCTAATCAAAACGAAGCAGTTAATGTTGAGGAAATAGTAGCAACTATGGAAGTGCTTGTTGAGGATGAATAA
- a CDS encoding cytochrome c biogenesis CcdA family protein, giving the protein MVDVNLLLAFGAGLLSFLSPCCLPLYPAFLSYITGLSVRELKEGEKRTQRLIFFHTISFLVGFSIIFIVLGLSTTLISQLFIEYQDFIRQLGAVFIIFFGFVTIGILKPKALLNEKKIKVKRRPSGYGGSVLLGIGYAAGWTPCVGPILASVIAFGLYTGTGLLLMIAYMLGFSLPFLVMSFFVEKSKILRRYSQKLMKISGLIMIVMGFLLFFDLITKLTSFLIEHVYKGFTGF; this is encoded by the coding sequence ATGGTTGATGTGAATCTCTTATTGGCCTTTGGAGCTGGCTTATTATCCTTTCTTTCGCCTTGCTGTCTTCCTTTATATCCAGCCTTTTTGTCGTATATAACTGGTTTGTCAGTTAGAGAGTTAAAGGAAGGTGAAAAGAGGACTCAACGTCTTATATTTTTTCATACCATATCGTTTTTAGTAGGCTTCTCAATTATTTTTATTGTTTTAGGGTTGTCCACCACTTTAATTAGTCAGTTATTTATTGAATATCAGGATTTTATCAGACAATTAGGTGCTGTTTTTATTATTTTTTTTGGCTTTGTAACAATCGGCATCCTAAAACCAAAGGCACTGCTAAACGAAAAGAAAATAAAGGTAAAAAGAAGACCATCTGGTTATGGGGGTTCAGTACTGCTAGGAATAGGATATGCTGCAGGGTGGACTCCATGTGTGGGTCCAATTCTCGCTTCTGTCATTGCTTTTGGTCTCTATACTGGTACAGGTTTACTGTTAATGATTGCTTATATGCTAGGATTTTCACTTCCCTTTTTGGTTATGTCCTTTTTTGTGGAAAAATCAAAAATTTTAAGAAGGTATAGTCAAAAGCTTATGAAAATTTCGGGTCTTATCATGATTGTAATGGGATTTCTTTTGTTTTTTGATTTGATAACAAAGCTAACTAGCTTTCTAATAGAACATGTTTATAAAGGGTTTACAGGATTCTAA